AAGCAATTGTTAAAGATCTAATATATTTACCTTTTGATGAAGCTGGTTTTGCTTTCAATATTGCTTGCATTAATGCATTGATGTTTTCAGCAATTTTTTCTTCTCCAAAAGAAACTTTACCAACTGGAACGTGAATGATATTACTCTTATCAGTTCTATATTCAACTTTACCAGCTTTGATTTCTTTGATTGCACTTGTAACATCCATAGTTACTGTACCAGCTTTAGGGTTTGGCATTAAACCTTGAGGTCCTAAGATTCTACCAATTCTACCTACAACACCCATCATATCTGGAGTAGCTACTGCAACATCAAATCCTAACCAACCTTCTTTTTGGATTTTTTCTGCTAAATCTTCTGCTCCTACGAAATCTGCTCCTGCAGCTTTTGCTTCTTCAGCTTTTTCACCTTTTGCAAATACAGCAACCTTTTGGTCTTTACCTGTACCATGAGGAAGTACGATAGTACCACGAACTTGTTGGTCAGCGTGTCTACTATCTACACCTAATTTTGCGTGTAATTCTACTGATTCGTCAAATTTAGCTTTAGCTGTTTCTACAACTAATTTGCTTGCTTCGTCTAATTTATATTCAACTGTTCTATCAATTAATTTTGCACTTTCTTGATATCTTTTACCTTTTTTTGCCATATAATCCTCCTTGTGGTTCTAACGAACTAAATCTCCCACTATTCTTCTACTGTAACTCCCATACTTCTTGCTGTACCTTTAATCATACTCATAGCAGATTCTAAGTTTGCTGCGTTTAAGTCAGGCATTTTAATTTCAGCAATTTTCTTAACTTGTTCTTTAGTTAATTGTCCAACTTTAGTTTTATTAGGTTCTCCTGAAGCAGAATTTAATCCTAATTCTTTTTTAATAAGAACTGGTGCTGGTGGAGTCTTTGTTATAAATGTGAATGATCTGTCTTGGTATACAGTCATAACAACTGGAATAATCATTCCCATTTGGTCTTGAGTTTTTGCGTTAAACTCTTTTGTAAATTGCATTATATTAACACCGTGAGGTCCAAGTGCTGTACCTACTGGTGGTGCAGGTGTTGCTTTACCTGCAGGAATTTGTAACTTTACTATTGCTTGTACTTTTTTAGCCATATTAGTTCCTCCTTAAACTATTGTGGTTATCGGGGCTAACCTCCCACATCGATCTATATGAAATTAATTAAATAACTTATATTCAAATTTATATTTTTTCGATATCATCAAAGCTAATTTCAACAGATGTGTCTCTGCCGAACAAGGAAATTAAAACTTTACAGATAGCTTTTTCAGTATTTATTTCTTCAATAATACCTACTTGATCGCTAAACGCTCCAGAAACAATATTCACATTGTCTCCAATATTAACATCAATTTCTTTTTTAGAATAAGATTGATTTTTAAGAGCGAATTTTTGAATTTCCTTTTCACTAACTGCTACAGGTTTTGATTCTGGTCCTACAAATCCTGTAACACCTCTGGTATTTCTAACCAAATACCATGAGACATCGGTAATTGTCATCTTAACGAAAACATAACCGGGGAAGATCTTTCTTTCTTTTAACTTTTTAGCTCCACCGACCTCTGAAACATATTCTTCAGTAGGTACTACTACTTCAAATATATCGTCGATATAACCACGATTTTCTACCATTTTTTCAATATTAACTTTTACTTTACCTTCGTGTCCAGAGTAAGTATGCACTACATACCATTTGCCCTCTTTGGCACGTTCTTTAAAATCTTCAGTTGCATTTTCAATAAATGTGTTATTTTTTTCGGTCATTGTGGATACTGTTCCTTTCTAAATAAATAGTCCAATTAAACGTTGGAACACAGTATCTAATCCGTATACGATTAATGCAACTATAAAGGAAATTATAACTACTACTATTGAGTATTCTAAAGTTTCCTTTGGTGTCGGCCAGACAATTTTATTCCATTCAGTCTTCACGCCTTTTAAAAATCCTTGATTTTTTGGGGCTGATTTTTGATTAGAATTTTGCGCATTTTTCGCTGCCATAAGCTCCTCCTATCTTGTTTCCTTGTGTAGAGTGTGCTTTTTACAGAATTTACAATACTTGTTTGTTTCCACTCTATCAGGGTGAAGTTTTTTATTCTTTTTAGTAGTGTAATTTCTGCTCTTGCATTCAGTACATTCTAAAATTACTTTATCTCTCATATTAGACCTCCTCTATTAGTATGGACAAAATCCACCGTACTACTTTATCATAAACGCGTTGAAAAGTCAATAAACACTAAACTCTTGACAAATATTCTCCAGTTCTTGTATCTATTTTGATTTTATCTCCTTCATTTACAAATAAAGGTACGTTAACTGTAGCGCCTGTTTCTACAGTAGCTGGTTTTGTAGCTCCTGTTGCAGTGTTACCTTTAATACCAGGTTCTGTTTGAGTGATTTCTAACTCAACAAAGTTTGGTGGAGAAACTTGGAATGCTTTACCTTTGAAAAATTTGATTGTTGCCATATCATTTTCCTTTATGTAAAGAATAGCTTCTTCAACACTATCTTTATCAATTGGTAATTGTTCATAAGATTCTGGGTCCATGAAATAATATAAAGTACCGTCGTTGTATAAGTATTGCATTTCTCTTGTTTCAATTCTAGCTTCTTCATATTTTTCGTTAGGATTGAAAGTCATGTCTCTGTTTGAACCAGTCATAACTGATCTGATTTTTGTTCTTACAAAAGCTGCACCTTTTCCTGGTTTAACGTGTTGGAAATCTATAATTTGCCATACATCTCCATCCATTTCAAAAGTTGTGCCTTTTCTAAAATCTCCTGCTTGTATCATATATACCTCCTACAATTATCTATCATATATTATACATTACTAATTAATTATGAACAACTATTTTCTCGCACATTCTGATGCATCGCCTTGTAAAATTTTCAAAGCGTGATCTAACGTATCAATTATGTATTCCAAACTTTCTTCAACAGCCTTAGGACTACCCGGCATATTTATTATGAGGGAGTTTTTTCTAATAACTGAAACAGCTCTTGAAAGCATTGCTCTTTTTGTAATCGTCATCGAATAATTTCTAATCGCTTCACTAATTCCCAAACAAAGTTTTTCTGAAACTTCTAATGTAGCCTCAGGAGTTACATCTCTTTTTGAAAATCCAGTTCCACCCGTAGTCAAAATCAACTCAATATTTTCATTGGAATACTCGATTAATTTTTCTTTTATAAGTTCTTTTTCATCTGCTACAATATCATATTTTTCTAATTTATAGCCGTTTTTTTCGATAATTTCTATAATTTTTTTACCACTTAAATCTTCTCTTTTGCCTTGAGAACCCTTGTCTGATACTGTAAGCACTGCTACTTTATACATATTAAAACCTCTTTGTGTCAATATATTTGCTTGACCTTGATATTATATAAAAATACTAGCCCATTGTCAATATTAAAATGCGTCAATATAGTGATTTAATTTGAAATTATCCAAATAAATTTCTATCACATCAAATCTAGGCTGATAATCGTACAAATCATTTTTGTCGATATAAATTTCTGTTGTTTTTCTTATTCTGTCTTGTTTTCCCAAAGTTACAAAATCAGAAGGAGCGCCGAACTTGTCATCAGTCCTTGCTTTTACTTCAACTATTACCAAATAATTTTCGTAAGTGCAAACTATGTCTAGTTCCCCAATTCTCTCGGAATAATTCCTGTCAATAATTTCGTAACCTTTTTCTATTAAATATTCACAAGCGTAATCCTCGGCAAATTTACCTCGGTTTTTTTCCATTTTCATATAATTTCCTCAAAAAAGTTTTTCTGTGAAGCGGACATTCACCATGTTCTAGTATCATTTCTCGATGTAGTTTGGTACCGTAGCCTTTGTGTTTTTCAAAACCATATTGTGGATAAATGACTGCCATATCTTTCATGTACTCATCTCTTATAACCTTAGCTACAATTGATGCGCAAGAAATCGGATATAATTTTTCATCGCCTTTAACAAATGACATTTGTTTTATGTCGGTATCAATTTTTTCTGCATCAATCACAATTAAATCAGGTTTTATGAATTTATTATCCTTTGTTTTAAGACTTTCTACAGCTCTTTTCATGGATAATCTATTAGCTTGTTTGATGTTGATTTCATCAATCACACTTTGATCCACAAAATTCACACTATATGCCAAGGCTTGATCCAAAATCATATCCTTGAACTTAATTCTCTTTTTTTCAGAAAGCTTTTTTGAATCAGTGACACCATCTATTATTTCACAATTTTTGGGCATAATAATGGCACAAGTTACAACAGGTCCTGCCAATGGTCCTCTTCCAACTTCATCTACACCACAAATTAATTCTTCTTCAAATTCGTTATAATCAATCGCAAACATCTTCTAATGAAATTCTTCCTAACTTTGTTTTTCTAAATTCATCGATAACTATTGATGAAACTTTAGAATAGTCAATATTTTTTCCTTTTAATAAACAGCCTCTTCTTATCGCAATATCATCCATTATTTCGATTGTTTCCTTGTTTTGTGTATCAACCGAATATCTTTTCTCTAAAATTTGTGGATCAATACTCATTAGTTTCTCGATGAGCTTGTATGCTAAGTTTTCTTCATCCAAAATTTCGTCTTTTATAGCTCCAGTAAATGCCAAGTTTAATCCAATTTCATTGTCTTCGAATTTTGGCCACAAAACACCTGGCGTATCCAATAATTCCATCTTGCCTTTTATTCTAATCCATTGATTAGACCTTGTAACTCCTGGAGTATTTCCAGTTTTTGCAGATTGTCTGTTGGATAATTTGTTAATTATAGTAGATTTTCCAACATTTGGTATACCAACAATCATCATTCTTATAATTTCTGATTTGATGTTCTTGTCTTTTCTATTAGCAAGTACATCTTCTAAAATCTTTTTAGCTGTTGGCTCAATTTTATCCAAATTTCTACCGTTTTTGCTATCAATTGGAAGTGCTGTTATATTTTTCTTTGCAAAATAATTAATCCAGTTTTGTGTAATTTTAGGATCTGCCATGTCCATCTTGTTCAATAAAATCAATTGCGGCTTATCCTTTAAGATATCTTCTATAACTGGATTCATGGATGATTTTACAATTCTGCTATCCACAAGAACCAAAACTATGTCGACAAGTTTCATGTTTTCTTTTATCTTGTCGATAGCTTTTTTCATGTGCCCTGGATACCAGTTTATATTATTAATGTCCATGTTATTTCCTTTCCATCTAAAAAAAGTACTGAGAAATTCTCAGCACTCAAATTAGAATTTTTGTTTTTCTTTAACTTTAGCAGCTTTACCTTCTCTGTGTCTTAAGTAGAATAATTTTGATCTTCTTACTTTACCTTCTCTAACTAATCTTACGTTAGTTACTCTTGGTGAGTTGATTAAGAAAGTTCTTTCTACTCCTACACCGTAAGCTAATCTTCTTACTGTGAAAGTTCTTCTAAGTCCAGTTCCTTGCATTTTAATTACAGTTCCTTCATAAACTTGAACTCTTTCTTTATTACCTTCTTTGATAAGGTAGTCTACTTTTACAGTATCTCCAACATGAAAGTCGAACTTATTTTCTCTTAATTGTTCATCTTCTAATGTTTTTATAATATCCATTATGATCCTCCTTGGTTTTTTTCTTTCAGATATTTCTGATATATATCTTCTCTTTTAAGTTTAGTGTTGTTTAGTCTTGATTTTTCTCGCCACTGTTCGATTTTTTCGTGATTTCCTGATAATAAAACTTCAGGAACTTCATATCCGTTAAATACTCTGGGTCTTGTGTAGGAATCTTCCTGTAGCAATAAATTGTAGTGCGAATCTGTTTTATAACTTTCATCATTTCCCAAAACATCGTTAATCATTCGGCTTACACAATCTATAAGAACCATAGCTCCTAATTCTCCACCAGTCATCACATAATCTCCAATAGAAATCTCCTCATCACAATAATGATTGATGATTCTGCTGTCGACACCTTCGTAATGGCCACAAAGAATGACTATTTCTTTTTCTTTTGAAAGTTCTATACACTTTTGTTGATTAAGAACTTTCCCTTGAGGAGACATAAACACAACTTTTGATTTGTTTTTGTTCACATCTTCCAAGCAGTCATAAATTGGTTGGCAAGTCATAAGCATCCCAGCCCCGCCACCATATATCTCATCGTCTACCTTTTTGTGTTTATTTTTAGTGTAATCTCTAATATTAACCACTTCAAGTTCAATTAGATTGTTTTGGACTGCTTTTCCTATGACGCCGTATGATTTTAAGTAATCAAAACTTTCTGGAAACAATGTGAGAATTATAAATTTCATCACATACCCTCAATTATAACTACATCGATTAATCCATTTTCTAAATCTATTTTTTTAATGAACTCTTTTACAGCAGGTATCATAAATTCTTTTTCATCATTTTTTATTACATATACATCATTACTATAAACGCTCAAAACTTCAACCAAATCTCCGATGTATTCACCATTACTATAGGCTTTCAATCCTATCAAATCGTCAATGTAAAAGCTTCCATCTTTCAATTCGTATCTGTCTTTTTCATCTATATATAAAAACTGTTTTTTGAATTCAAGAACTTCATTAATATCGTTAAATTCTTCAAAATCAATGTACAAAAAACCCTTGTACATTCTATAATTTTGAATATTGACCTTAACTTTTTTATCCCCGAGATAATAACAAATATCTTCGTCAAATCTTTCGATATTATCAGTCAATGGTCTCATTTTAAGACATCCTTTAATACCGTGAGTATTGAGCACTTCTGCTACAGCTATATATTCCATTATTGCAAAATATCTACGACAACTTTTTCGCCACTCTTAATAGCCGCTGCCTTAGTAATAGTTCTAATTGCCTTGGCAATCTTCCCTTCTTTTCCTATAATTTTCCCCAAATCTTTGGAATCTGCTTTAATTTCTATAATAACCGTATGTTTGTCTTGTCTTGATGTTACTTCAACTGCTTCTTTATTATCAACTAACGCAGTAGCAATTGTTTTAACTAATTTTTCCATGACAACTCCCAACTTGTATTATTATTTTGCTTCGTAAACTCCATTATTTTTAAATAATCTGTCTACTGTATCTGTAGGTTTTGCACCATTTTTAATCCATTGTTGAACTTTTTCGCTATCAACTTTAACAGTTTTTTCTTCAACTAATGGGTTGTAATATCCGATTTCTTCGATGAATTTACCATCACGAGGACATCTTGAATCTGCGACAACTATTCTATAAAATGGTTTCTTCTTTGCTCCCATTCTTTTCAATCTAATTTTTACTGACATAATTTACCTCCATAACTTATTATCTAAAAAAAGGCATTTTCATTTTACCTTTTTTACCAAATTTCTTTTGTAGCGCTCCCATATTTTTCATCATAACTTTCATTTCTTTGAATTGTTTCAAAAGTTTGTTAACCGCTACTTGATCTTGACCGCATCCTTTAGCAATTCTTTTTCTTCTAGATATACTAATGATATCTGGATTTTCTCTTTCTTGTTTGGTCATAGATTTAATAATTGCTTCAATCTTGTCAAATTCTTTGTTATCGAAATTCACTTGTTTAAGCATCTTACTATCCACGCCAGGAATCATTGCAAGAATATCTTGCATAGGTCCCATTTTTTTGATTTGCTGCATTTGGTCAAGAAAATCATTAAAGTCAAAACTTTGAGCTTTAATCTTTTCTTCTAATTCTTTTGCCTTCTTCTCGTCAAATTGATTTTGTGCTTTTTCGATAAGGCTAAGAACATCTCCCATACCCAAGATACGAGATGCCATTCTGTCCGGATGGAACGGCTCTAAATCTCCAAGTTTTTCACCTACACCTATAAATTTAATAGGCTTATCAGCTACTTGTCTGATTGATAAAGCAGCACCACCTCTTGCATCACCGTCTAACTTAGTAAGGATAATTCCTGTAATATCCAAATCCTCGTTAAACTTAGCTGCAACATTCACTGCATCTTGTCCAGTCATCGCATCTACAACTAACAAAATATCTGAAGGATTCACTTCTTGTTTAATATTTTTTAGCTCATCCATCAAAGTATCGTCAATATGAAGACGACCGGCAGTATCTATAATTACATAATCAATGTTTTTTTTCTTAGCTTCTTCGATTGCTTTTTTTGAAATTTCAACGGGATTTGTTTGTCCCATTTCAAATACTTCTACCCCAACTTTTCCGCCAACAACTTGAAGTTGTTTAATGGCAGCAGGTCTGTAAATATCACACGCTACAAGTAACACGCTTTTGTTTTTGTTTTTCAAATTCAATGCAAGTTTTCCGGCATGAGTTGTTTTACCTGCCCCTTGCAAACCACAAAGCATAATTACTGTAGGTTTCATTGGTGAAACGTTAAGTTTTTCTTCCTTTTCACCCATCATTTTAGTTAATTCTTCATTAACTATTTTGATGACTTGTTGACCTGGAGTAAGACTTTCCAAAACAGAAGAATCGATAGCACGTTCTTTTACTTGAGATATAAAATCTTTAACAACTTTATAGTTAACGTCTGCTTCCAATAAAGCAAGTTTAACTTCTCTCATTGCAACATCTATATCTTTTTCTGTTAGCTTTCCTCTGTTGGTCAATTTTGACAAGGCATTTTGTAATTTATCGGACAAATTTTCAAATATCATTTTCCACATCCTCTAAATCATTTAAGAAATCTTCTATATCTATAATGATATTTTCAATTTCTTTGCTTTTGATTTCTGGTGACAAAGAGAAAAGATCATTTCTGATTTTTCTAAGAAATTGATGACTCTTTTTTGATTTTTCAATTAAGCCAAGTTTTTGTTCGTATTCATAAAGCTTATTTTCAGCTCTTTTCAAACTATCACTTACAGCTTGTTTTGAAATATCACAAATTTGAGCAATTTCATTTAATGACAAATCCTCATTGTAGTATTTGTCAATTACATCGTATTCTCTTTTCGTAAGCAATTTACCATAATAATCAAACATCATGGTAATATTTAATAATTTTTCCATTCAATCACCGTCAACCTTTTTACTTGACTTGTATATTATATAAACTTAAAATCCATTTGTCAAGCATTTTAATCAAAAAAGAAGTGCTTTTTTGCACTTCTAATTTGTTTTTCATTAATAAAATTCTTTTTTCAAACTTCTACTGAATAATTTGTCGATTTCTTCTTCGCATTTCGAATTTTCGTACAAAACTTTGTACACTGCATTGTTTATTGGTAAATCCAAATTCATTTTGTCTGCTTGTAATTTAATAGCTTTTACAGTGTAGTATCCCTCAGCTAATTTGTCGTATTTTTCTGATTTTGCATACATTTCACCGAACATTCTGTTGTGCGAATATTGTGAAAACACTGTAGCCTCATAATCTCCCAAGTGACAAAGTCCGTACGCGCTGAGCTCTTTACCTCCCGAAGCTTTAATAAACCTTGCGACTTCTCTACAACCTCTACTCATTAAAGCTCCCTTCAAAGAACTTATTTTCATTCCATCCAACATTCCTGCAGCAATTCCAATTACGTTTTTGTAAGCTGCGCCGATTTCATTTCCAATCAAATCTTGACCATAATAAAATCTAATCAAATCTGAACTGTAATTTTCAATCAACAATTCTTTCACATCTTCATCTTCCGAATCAATTACCATACAATTTGGAACATTGCGGTAAAATTCTTGTGGATGACCTGGGCCAATCCAAGCTGCAACTTTGTTAGATCCATCCATAATTTCTTTGCAGACTTCTGATAATCTTTTTCCAGTCGAAATCTCAATTCCCTTCATATTAGTAACGATAATTTTATCCTTAATTCCAATTGAATTAAGTTCTTCACACACATTTCTAAAACCTTGTGCATTTATACTAACATGAATAACATCACATTCTTTTGCTCTTGTGATATCATCGGTTAATTCCAAATCATCTTGCAAAGTAATAATTCCATTGCTACGACTTTTCTTAAAGTTTTCGAAATCTTCAGTTCCATTCAAACCATACAACAAAACTTCATGACCAATTTTTTTCAAATACCAAGCGATGAAACTTCCCCATCTGCCAGGCCCTATAACCATAATTTTCATTATATACCTCTTTATTTCTTTTTGTTAGATTTCTTATTATTTTCTTTATTAATAGCTCTCATTCTAATCATATTCATCCACAAAAGTGTGTTGTAAATTACAAATATAAGATATGTTAAGAACACATATACCTTATTAGGATGGTAATAAATCAACATAAAACCTATTAACAAAACGATAAAACTTCCGTATTCGAATTTTGTTCTTTTTCTTTCAAGACTTTTTGGTAAAATCATTTTATTTTGCGACGCATAAACTGCCCACGCAAGTAAAATTAACAACGCTATAATATTGTGGCCTCTAAGTAGAGTAGATACGAAAACCACCATCAAAACATTTGATATTGCCAATATAACATTGTCTGCATTTTTAGTATTATTTTTCATCATATCACCTAAATAAATTATAACATATTAGCAAATTTAAAATAATGTAAAACTTTTAGTTCGTAATAAAAAATCCTGTTATCAAATGCTTGATAACAAGATTTTGTCAACATAAAATTATTTTTTTGCTTTTTGTTCCTTGTCTTCTTGTTTCTTCTTTTCGATGTAAGCTTGTTGTTTTTGTTTAATCAAATATTCTGCTGCAATTCCTGGCATTGTCATTGCTATTGGATCAAGGATTTCCTTTAATTCATCTTCTGTTAAGATTTTTTCGTCCAATACGATATTTCTAACA
This Finegoldia magna ATCC 53516 DNA region includes the following protein-coding sequences:
- a CDS encoding MogA/MoaB family molybdenum cofactor biosynthesis protein — protein: MYKVAVLTVSDKGSQGKREDLSGKKIIEIIEKNGYKLEKYDIVADEKELIKEKLIEYSNENIELILTTGGTGFSKRDVTPEATLEVSEKLCLGISEAIRNYSMTITKRAMLSRAVSVIRKNSLIINMPGSPKAVEESLEYIIDTLDHALKILQGDASECARK
- the efp gene encoding elongation factor P, with the translated sequence MIQAGDFRKGTTFEMDGDVWQIIDFQHVKPGKGAAFVRTKIRSVMTGSNRDMTFNPNEKYEEARIETREMQYLYNDGTLYYFMDPESYEQLPIDKDSVEEAILYIKENDMATIKFFKGKAFQVSPPNFVELEITQTEPGIKGNTATGATKPATVETGATVNVPLFVNEGDKIKIDTRTGEYLSRV
- the secE gene encoding preprotein translocase subunit SecE encodes the protein MAAKNAQNSNQKSAPKNQGFLKGVKTEWNKIVWPTPKETLEYSIVVVIISFIVALIVYGLDTVFQRLIGLFI
- the rpmG gene encoding 50S ribosomal protein L33 — translated: MRDKVILECTECKSRNYTTKKNKKLHPDRVETNKYCKFCKKHTLHKETR
- the ylxM gene encoding YlxM family DNA-binding protein, producing the protein MEKLLNITMMFDYYGKLLTKREYDVIDKYYNEDLSLNEIAQICDISKQAVSDSLKRAENKLYEYEQKLGLIEKSKKSHQFLRKIRNDLFSLSPEIKSKEIENIIIDIEDFLNDLEDVENDI
- the trmD gene encoding tRNA (guanosine(37)-N1)-methyltransferase TrmD — encoded protein: MKFIILTLFPESFDYLKSYGVIGKAVQNNLIELEVVNIRDYTKNKHKKVDDEIYGGGAGMLMTCQPIYDCLEDVNKNKSKVVFMSPQGKVLNQQKCIELSKEKEIVILCGHYEGVDSRIINHYCDEEISIGDYVMTGGELGAMVLIDCVSRMINDVLGNDESYKTDSHYNLLLQEDSYTRPRVFNGYEVPEVLLSGNHEKIEQWREKSRLNNTKLKREDIYQKYLKEKNQGGS
- the ffh gene encoding signal recognition particle protein — translated: MIFENLSDKLQNALSKLTNRGKLTEKDIDVAMREVKLALLEADVNYKVVKDFISQVKERAIDSSVLESLTPGQQVIKIVNEELTKMMGEKEEKLNVSPMKPTVIMLCGLQGAGKTTHAGKLALNLKNKNKSVLLVACDIYRPAAIKQLQVVGGKVGVEVFEMGQTNPVEISKKAIEEAKKKNIDYVIIDTAGRLHIDDTLMDELKNIKQEVNPSDILLVVDAMTGQDAVNVAAKFNEDLDITGIILTKLDGDARGGAALSIRQVADKPIKFIGVGEKLGDLEPFHPDRMASRILGMGDVLSLIEKAQNQFDEKKAKELEEKIKAQSFDFNDFLDQMQQIKKMGPMQDILAMIPGVDSKMLKQVNFDNKEFDKIEAIIKSMTKQERENPDIISISRRKRIAKGCGQDQVAVNKLLKQFKEMKVMMKNMGALQKKFGKKGKMKMPFFR
- a CDS encoding NAD(P)H-dependent glycerol-3-phosphate dehydrogenase, with product MKIMVIGPGRWGSFIAWYLKKIGHEVLLYGLNGTEDFENFKKSRSNGIITLQDDLELTDDITRAKECDVIHVSINAQGFRNVCEELNSIGIKDKIIVTNMKGIEISTGKRLSEVCKEIMDGSNKVAAWIGPGHPQEFYRNVPNCMVIDSEDEDVKELLIENYSSDLIRFYYGQDLIGNEIGAAYKNVIGIAAGMLDGMKISSLKGALMSRGCREVARFIKASGGKELSAYGLCHLGDYEATVFSQYSHNRMFGEMYAKSEKYDKLAEGYYTVKAIKLQADKMNLDLPINNAVYKVLYENSKCEEEIDKLFSRSLKKEFY
- a CDS encoding YraN family protein; amino-acid sequence: MEKNRGKFAEDYACEYLIEKGYEIIDRNYSERIGELDIVCTYENYLVIVEVKARTDDKFGAPSDFVTLGKQDRIRKTTEIYIDKNDLYDYQPRFDVIEIYLDNFKLNHYIDAF
- the rplK gene encoding 50S ribosomal protein L11 — its product is MAKKVQAIVKLQIPAGKATPAPPVGTALGPHGVNIMQFTKEFNAKTQDQMGMIIPVVMTVYQDRSFTFITKTPPAPVLIKKELGLNSASGEPNKTKVGQLTKEQVKKIAEIKMPDLNAANLESAMSMIKGTARSMGVTVEE
- the rpsP gene encoding 30S ribosomal protein S16, whose translation is MSVKIRLKRMGAKKKPFYRIVVADSRCPRDGKFIEEIGYYNPLVEEKTVKVDSEKVQQWIKNGAKPTDTVDRLFKNNGVYEAK
- the ylqF gene encoding ribosome biogenesis GTPase YlqF, whose protein sequence is MDINNINWYPGHMKKAIDKIKENMKLVDIVLVLVDSRIVKSSMNPVIEDILKDKPQLILLNKMDMADPKITQNWINYFAKKNITALPIDSKNGRNLDKIEPTAKKILEDVLANRKDKNIKSEIIRMMIVGIPNVGKSTIINKLSNRQSAKTGNTPGVTRSNQWIRIKGKMELLDTPGVLWPKFEDNEIGLNLAFTGAIKDEILDEENLAYKLIEKLMSIDPQILEKRYSVDTQNKETIEIMDDIAIRRGCLLKGKNIDYSKVSSIVIDEFRKTKLGRISLEDVCD
- the rplS gene encoding 50S ribosomal protein L19 — encoded protein: MDIIKTLEDEQLRENKFDFHVGDTVKVDYLIKEGNKERVQVYEGTVIKMQGTGLRRTFTVRRLAYGVGVERTFLINSPRVTNVRLVREGKVRRSKLFYLRHREGKAAKVKEKQKF
- the rimM gene encoding ribosome maturation factor RimM (Essential for efficient processing of 16S rRNA) — translated: MEYIAVAEVLNTHGIKGCLKMRPLTDNIERFDEDICYYLGDKKVKVNIQNYRMYKGFLYIDFEEFNDINEVLEFKKQFLYIDEKDRYELKDGSFYIDDLIGLKAYSNGEYIGDLVEVLSVYSNDVYVIKNDEKEFMIPAVKEFIKKIDLENGLIDVVIIEGM
- a CDS encoding ribonuclease HII, translating into MFAIDYNEFEEELICGVDEVGRGPLAGPVVTCAIIMPKNCEIIDGVTDSKKLSEKKRIKFKDMILDQALAYSVNFVDQSVIDEINIKQANRLSMKRAVESLKTKDNKFIKPDLIVIDAEKIDTDIKQMSFVKGDEKLYPISCASIVAKVIRDEYMKDMAVIYPQYGFEKHKGYGTKLHREMILEHGECPLHRKTFLRKLYENGKKPR
- a CDS encoding KH domain-containing protein, which produces MEKLVKTIATALVDNKEAVEVTSRQDKHTVIIEIKADSKDLGKIIGKEGKIAKAIRTITKAAAIKSGEKVVVDILQ
- the rplA gene encoding 50S ribosomal protein L1 produces the protein MAKKGKRYQESAKLIDRTVEYKLDEASKLVVETAKAKFDESVELHAKLGVDSRHADQQVRGTIVLPHGTGKDQKVAVFAKGEKAEEAKAAGADFVGAEDLAEKIQKEGWLGFDVAVATPDMMGVVGRIGRILGPQGLMPNPKAGTVTMDVTSAIKEIKAGKVEYRTDKSNIIHVPVGKVSFGEEKIAENINALMQAILKAKPASSKGKYIRSLTIASTMGPGIKVNPLQFAKE
- the nusG gene encoding transcription termination/antitermination protein NusG, with amino-acid sequence MTEKNNTFIENATEDFKERAKEGKWYVVHTYSGHEGKVKVNIEKMVENRGYIDDIFEVVVPTEEYVSEVGGAKKLKERKIFPGYVFVKMTITDVSWYLVRNTRGVTGFVGPESKPVAVSEKEIQKFALKNQSYSKKEIDVNIGDNVNIVSGAFSDQVGIIEEINTEKAICKVLISLFGRDTSVEISFDDIEKI